A window from Herbaspirillum sp. meg3 encodes these proteins:
- the garD gene encoding galactarate dehydratase has protein sequence MSTETHSEASTNVNTPRYILMHENDNVAIVVNDRGLPAGTVFPDGLTLISQVPQGHKIALRDIPRGEAIVRYDVAIGYAARDIAKGSWIEESVVTLPPARELDNLPIATRKAPALASVPLEGYTFEGYRNADGSVGTRNLLAITTTVQCVAGVVEHAVKRIRQDLLPKYPNVEDVVALEHTYGCGVAIDAPNADIPIRTLRNISLNPNFGGQAMVVSLGCEKLQPNRLLPESIIPIHKEGEPYVVCLQDSEHVGFNSMIDSILHMAEARLKELDKRRRVTCPASDLVVGVQCGGSDAFSGVTANPAVGFATDLLVRAGAAVMFSEVTEVRDGIDQLTSRAINEDVAQAMIREMDWYDNYLKKGGVDRSANTTPGNKKGGLANIVEKAMGSIVKSGSSPISGVLAPGDKLKQKGLIYAATPASDFVCGTLQLAAGMNLHIFTTGRGTPYGLAAVPVIKVATRNDLARRWHDLMDVNAGTIASGEATIADVGWELFQLMLDVASGRKQTWAEKWKLHNALTLFNPAPIT, from the coding sequence ATGAGCACCGAAACACACAGCGAAGCCAGCACCAACGTCAACACGCCGCGTTACATCCTGATGCACGAGAACGACAATGTCGCCATCGTCGTCAATGACCGTGGCCTGCCTGCCGGGACAGTGTTCCCGGACGGCCTGACGCTGATCAGCCAGGTGCCGCAAGGACACAAGATCGCCTTGCGCGATATTCCCCGGGGCGAAGCCATCGTCCGCTACGACGTCGCCATCGGCTATGCCGCGCGCGATATCGCCAAGGGCAGCTGGATCGAGGAATCAGTCGTGACCCTGCCGCCGGCACGTGAGCTGGACAACTTGCCCATTGCCACGCGCAAGGCACCGGCGCTGGCTTCCGTGCCGCTGGAAGGCTATACCTTCGAAGGCTATCGCAATGCCGACGGTTCTGTCGGCACACGCAATCTGCTGGCGATCACTACGACCGTGCAATGCGTGGCGGGGGTGGTCGAGCATGCGGTCAAGCGCATCCGCCAGGATCTGCTGCCGAAGTATCCCAATGTCGAAGACGTGGTCGCACTGGAACACACCTACGGCTGCGGCGTCGCCATCGATGCACCCAACGCCGATATCCCGATCCGTACGTTGCGCAATATCAGCCTGAACCCCAACTTCGGCGGTCAGGCGATGGTGGTCAGCCTCGGTTGCGAAAAGTTGCAGCCGAACCGCTTGCTGCCGGAAAGCATCATCCCGATCCATAAGGAAGGCGAACCCTACGTCGTCTGCCTGCAAGACTCGGAACACGTCGGCTTCAACTCGATGATCGATTCCATCCTGCACATGGCCGAAGCGCGCCTGAAAGAACTGGACAAGCGCCGCCGCGTGACTTGCCCGGCATCTGATCTGGTGGTCGGCGTGCAGTGTGGCGGCAGCGATGCTTTCTCGGGGGTGACGGCCAACCCTGCGGTGGGTTTTGCGACTGATTTGCTGGTGCGTGCAGGTGCTGCCGTGATGTTCTCGGAAGTGACTGAAGTGCGCGACGGCATCGATCAACTGACTTCGCGCGCCATCAATGAAGACGTCGCGCAAGCCATGATCCGTGAGATGGACTGGTACGACAACTACCTCAAAAAAGGCGGCGTCGACCGCAGCGCGAATACGACCCCCGGCAACAAGAAGGGCGGTCTCGCCAATATCGTCGAGAAGGCCATGGGCTCCATCGTCAAGTCGGGCAGCAGCCCCATCTCCGGCGTACTGGCTCCCGGCGACAAGCTCAAGCAAAAGGGTTTGATCTACGCGGCTACACCAGCCAGCGATTTTGTCTGCGGCACCTTGCAACTGGCTGCCGGCATGAATCTGCATATCTTCACTACCGGCCGCGGTACGCCATACGGCTTGGCGGCAGTGCCGGTGATCAAGGTTGCCACGCGCAACGATCTGGCGCGCCGCTGGCATGACCTGATGGACGTCAACGCCGGCACGATCGCCAGCGGCGAAGCGACGATTGCTGACGTCGGCTGGGAGCTGTTCCAACTGATGCTGGACGTCGCCAGTGGGCGCAAGCAGACCTGGGCAGAAAAGTGGAAGCTGCACAATGCGCTGACGCTGTTCAATCCGGCGCCGATTACCTGA
- the mgrA gene encoding L-glyceraldehyde 3-phosphate reductase — MTYLASSTRYETMQYRNCGRSGLKLPLLSLGMWHNFGDTSSLANQREMLRTAFDLGITHFDLANNYGPPYGSAEANFGHLFKQDFQPYRDELIISTKAGWDMWPGPYGQGGGSRKYVLASLDQSLKRMNLDYVDIFYSHRFDPDTPLEETMGALATAVQQGKALYVGVSSYSPEKTREAAALLQEWKIPCLIHQPSYNMFNRWIEQGLLDELERQGMGCITFTALAQGLLSDKYLNGIPEDARVNRAGGGSLKGDHLSAENLARVRVLNDIAKARGQTLAQMALAWVLRDPRVTSTLIGASSSKQIRENVAALDKLSFTAQELAAIDEQAKDGHLNLWEVSSRHK, encoded by the coding sequence ATGACCTACCTGGCCTCAAGCACCCGCTACGAAACCATGCAATACCGCAACTGCGGACGCAGCGGTCTGAAATTACCGCTACTGTCGCTGGGCATGTGGCACAACTTCGGCGACACCAGTTCGCTGGCAAACCAGCGCGAAATGCTGCGCACCGCTTTCGACCTGGGTATCACGCATTTCGATCTGGCCAACAACTATGGCCCGCCGTACGGCAGTGCCGAAGCCAACTTCGGCCATCTGTTCAAACAGGATTTTCAGCCGTATCGCGATGAGCTGATCATCTCGACCAAGGCCGGCTGGGATATGTGGCCCGGCCCCTATGGCCAGGGCGGCGGCTCTCGCAAGTATGTGCTGGCAAGCCTGGACCAGAGCCTGAAACGCATGAATCTCGACTACGTCGATATCTTCTATTCGCACCGCTTTGATCCGGACACCCCGCTGGAAGAAACCATGGGCGCGCTGGCGACCGCCGTGCAGCAAGGCAAGGCGCTGTATGTGGGCGTGTCGTCGTACTCACCGGAAAAGACCAGGGAAGCCGCCGCGTTGCTCCAGGAGTGGAAAATCCCCTGCCTGATCCATCAACCGTCGTACAACATGTTCAACCGCTGGATCGAGCAAGGCCTGCTCGATGAACTGGAGCGCCAGGGAATGGGTTGCATCACCTTCACGGCATTGGCCCAGGGTCTGCTGAGCGACAAGTATCTCAACGGTATTCCGGAAGATGCGCGCGTCAACCGTGCCGGCGGCGGCTCGCTCAAGGGCGATCATCTGAGTGCAGAAAACCTGGCGCGCGTGCGCGTGCTCAATGACATCGCCAAGGCGCGCGGCCAGACACTGGCGCAGATGGCGCTGGCCTGGGTGCTGCGTGATCCGCGTGTAACGTCGACGTTGATCGGCGCCAGCAGCAGCAAGCAGATCCGCGAAAACGTGGCGGCGCTGGACAAGCTGAGCTTCACCGCACAAGAACTGGCGGCGATTGACGAGCAGGCGAAAGACGGTCACCTCAATTTGTGGGAAGTGTCGTCACGCCATAAATAG
- a CDS encoding S9 family peptidase has protein sequence MRPFLHFLLCLSLAATAVTAGAQQLATDLHESVTSLDVKVKDFYGREETGKVVVTQFKPDGNGPFPILILNHGRSPTNRSDPPRFRYTKQVRFFVERGFAVFEPTRIGYGEQGTHFDPEDSGSCNNKNYAPMAEAASTEILAVLKYAKEQAYVDPNRVLIVGQSVGGYSTTATAARHPEGLIAAINFAGGSGGDPATHPGIPCQGNRMEDMYARFGKTTQAPMLWIYTENDQYFNPEHSKAWHAAFVKAGGNAEYHLLPPFAKNGHTLFANGVEVWSPIVAEFLGKQGFNAEPIKH, from the coding sequence ATGCGCCCTTTCCTGCACTTTCTGCTCTGCCTCAGCCTTGCCGCGACTGCCGTTACTGCCGGCGCCCAGCAACTCGCCACCGACCTGCACGAGTCGGTCACGTCGCTGGATGTGAAGGTCAAGGATTTTTATGGCCGGGAAGAGACCGGAAAGGTCGTGGTGACGCAGTTCAAACCCGACGGCAACGGGCCCTTTCCCATTCTCATTCTGAATCACGGCCGCAGCCCGACCAATCGTTCTGATCCGCCGCGCTTTCGCTACACCAAGCAAGTGAGATTTTTTGTCGAACGTGGTTTTGCTGTGTTCGAGCCAACACGCATCGGCTACGGCGAGCAAGGTACGCATTTCGATCCTGAAGACAGCGGCTCTTGCAACAACAAGAACTACGCGCCCATGGCGGAAGCCGCCAGCACCGAAATCCTGGCCGTTCTGAAGTACGCTAAAGAACAAGCCTATGTCGATCCCAATCGCGTATTGATCGTCGGCCAGTCGGTCGGTGGTTACTCGACGACCGCGACCGCGGCCAGACATCCGGAAGGCCTGATCGCGGCCATCAATTTTGCAGGCGGATCAGGCGGCGACCCGGCCACGCACCCCGGCATCCCTTGCCAAGGCAACCGGATGGAAGACATGTACGCGCGTTTCGGAAAAACCACCCAGGCGCCGATGCTGTGGATCTACACGGAAAACGATCAGTACTTCAACCCCGAACACAGCAAGGCCTGGCACGCTGCTTTTGTCAAAGCCGGCGGTAACGCCGAGTACCACTTGCTGCCACCCTTCGCCAAGAACGGGCATACATTGTTCGCGAATGGCGTCGAGGTGTGGTCACCCATCGTCGCAGAATTTCTCGGCAAGCAGGGCTTCAATGCTGAGCCGATCAAGCACTAA
- a CDS encoding ABC transporter substrate-binding protein yields MKPFNALRKHLLHAAFLFAAVSGSSAVLAQSSYTVGATSTGVPFTFLDIKTNKLQGMMVDTVTAIGKNAGFTVNVQQTPFAALIPSLTSNKIDIIAAAMLKTAARAQIVDFSDPVYSYGEGLFVNAEDKHVYKSLDDLKGEIVGAQVGTVFVDALNKKGGFKEVRVYDSIADMMRDVGLGRIKAGFGDRPIVAYQLSQGANPQVRLVKEYQSTLMGDVCLVVRKGETQLLERLNKAIATAKADGTIARIVQQWNLN; encoded by the coding sequence ATGAAACCGTTCAACGCTCTCCGCAAACATCTGCTGCATGCTGCCTTCCTGTTTGCCGCCGTCTCCGGCTCTTCCGCCGTCCTTGCACAAAGCTCTTACACCGTCGGCGCCACCTCGACCGGCGTGCCGTTCACCTTCCTCGACATCAAGACCAACAAGTTGCAAGGCATGATGGTCGACACCGTGACCGCCATCGGCAAGAACGCCGGCTTCACCGTCAACGTGCAACAGACGCCTTTTGCAGCGCTGATCCCTTCACTGACTTCCAACAAGATCGACATCATCGCCGCCGCCATGCTCAAGACCGCTGCACGCGCGCAGATCGTGGACTTCAGCGATCCGGTGTATTCGTATGGCGAGGGATTGTTCGTCAACGCCGAGGACAAGCACGTCTACAAGTCGCTGGATGATCTGAAGGGCGAGATCGTGGGCGCACAGGTCGGCACCGTGTTCGTCGACGCGCTCAACAAGAAAGGCGGCTTCAAGGAAGTACGCGTCTATGACTCCATCGCCGACATGATGCGCGACGTCGGCCTGGGCCGTATCAAGGCCGGCTTCGGCGATCGCCCTATCGTGGCGTATCAGCTGTCGCAGGGCGCCAATCCGCAAGTGCGCCTGGTGAAGGAATATCAGTCGACACTGATGGGCGACGTCTGCCTGGTGGTACGCAAGGGCGAGACGCAATTGCTGGAACGCCTGAACAAGGCCATCGCAACGGCGAAGGCTGACGGCACGATTGCCCGTATCGTGCAGCAGTGGAACCTCAACTAA
- a CDS encoding CHRD domain-containing protein, whose protein sequence is MIKTINIKAALLAAMLLTGASAMAQTVSVELKGSNEVPANPSTAGGTGSISVAADKTVSGSITTTGIEGKMAHIHTGAAGANGPVLVGLTKNGDNGWTVPAGAKFTDEQYAAYMAGGLYVNVHSAAHPGGEIRGQLLPK, encoded by the coding sequence ATGATCAAGACAATCAATATCAAGGCAGCGCTGTTGGCCGCGATGCTGCTGACCGGTGCATCGGCAATGGCGCAAACCGTCAGCGTCGAACTCAAGGGCAGCAATGAAGTGCCGGCCAATCCATCCACTGCCGGTGGCACCGGCAGTATCAGTGTGGCCGCCGACAAGACGGTGAGCGGCAGCATCACGACCACCGGCATCGAAGGCAAGATGGCGCATATCCATACCGGCGCCGCCGGCGCCAATGGCCCTGTGCTGGTCGGGCTGACGAAGAATGGCGATAACGGCTGGACCGTACCGGCAGGCGCCAAATTCACCGATGAGCAATACGCTGCTTATATGGCCGGCGGTCTGTACGTCAACGTGCATAGCGCAGCACATCCGGGCGGTGAGATTCGGGGTCAGTTGTTGCCGAAATAA
- a CDS encoding molybdopterin cofactor-binding domain-containing protein, with product MNAPFDLQMSRRQLLKAGGALVVTLALPLSARATEQVLRDKRGNAQPHALLDKTLDVSAVDGFIAIHQDGTVTLFSGKVDLGQGLRIAIRQMAAEELGISVDKIEMIEGDTALTPDQGPTAGSTGIMRGGVQIRQAAATAREALIAMAAERLQKQPSELIVQDGVVRPKSGGGGAGVSYAELVGGKRFNLKLDAKAPLNNPTAYRIVGKPLLRPDVPAKVTGTHTYVHDVKLPGMLHGRVLRPAGDGAQIISVDESSVKKFPGVKIVRIGDFLAVAAPDEWDAIQAAAALKVVWNDTGKLMGHDKVEQWLRSGPFDGEETLVNKGNAAAALQAASGKLSASYYWPAQTHGSIGPSCAVADVGARQATIYTASQGTHRYRPAYAQMLGLPNEAVRLVYVDGAGCYGMNGHDDAAADAALMSKALGKPVRVQWTRQDEHGFDPKGPPQALTLEAALGPDNTIAAWRTEMWLPRATASLPTVPLLAPQTAGMPQPKGISTGLITQNGDPPYQVANVSVGVHWHDSAPLRPANIRAPGKIANIFAVECMTDELAAKAGIDPLAFRLQSLKDARGAEVIRRTASLFGWEARAAGAGAGSKTNQRGRGIAYSHYKHNETYVAMAMEVEVNRASGEIRVLRVACAHDCGLIINPDGLRAQVEGSILQTISRSLFEEIRFDTRRVQNVDWASYPILTFPAMPEVRIDLIDRPTMPPLGGGEAAASPVAAALANAVWDAVGVRLRTVPFTPERVKAALASV from the coding sequence ATGAACGCGCCATTTGATCTCCAAATGAGCCGGCGCCAACTGCTCAAAGCGGGTGGTGCGCTGGTAGTGACGCTGGCACTGCCGCTTTCTGCGCGCGCGACGGAACAAGTATTGCGGGACAAGCGCGGCAACGCGCAGCCGCACGCGCTGTTGGACAAGACGCTGGACGTCAGTGCCGTGGACGGCTTCATTGCCATTCATCAGGATGGCACGGTGACGCTGTTTTCCGGCAAGGTCGATCTGGGGCAGGGTTTGCGCATTGCAATCCGCCAGATGGCAGCAGAGGAGTTGGGCATCAGCGTTGACAAGATCGAGATGATCGAAGGCGATACCGCGCTCACACCCGATCAGGGGCCGACTGCCGGCAGCACCGGCATCATGCGCGGCGGTGTGCAGATTCGCCAGGCTGCGGCGACGGCGCGCGAGGCGCTCATTGCCATGGCGGCAGAGCGTCTGCAGAAACAACCGTCCGAACTGATAGTGCAGGATGGCGTGGTGCGGCCCAAGAGCGGCGGCGGTGGCGCAGGCGTCAGCTACGCCGAGTTGGTCGGTGGCAAGCGCTTCAACCTCAAGCTGGACGCCAAGGCGCCGCTGAACAATCCAACTGCTTATCGCATCGTCGGCAAACCGCTGTTACGTCCCGACGTACCGGCCAAGGTAACCGGCACGCATACCTATGTTCATGATGTGAAGTTGCCGGGCATGCTGCATGGTCGTGTACTTCGTCCGGCGGGTGACGGTGCGCAGATCATCTCGGTGGATGAATCGTCGGTGAAGAAGTTTCCGGGCGTGAAGATTGTGCGTATCGGCGACTTTCTTGCCGTTGCAGCGCCGGACGAATGGGATGCGATACAGGCTGCTGCTGCATTGAAGGTTGTGTGGAATGACACCGGCAAGCTGATGGGGCATGACAAGGTCGAGCAGTGGCTGCGTAGCGGCCCTTTCGACGGCGAGGAAACGCTGGTCAACAAAGGCAATGCCGCTGCGGCATTGCAGGCAGCGTCCGGCAAGCTGAGCGCCAGCTATTACTGGCCGGCGCAGACGCACGGCTCCATCGGTCCGTCCTGCGCCGTGGCTGATGTCGGTGCGAGGCAAGCCACTATTTATACCGCCTCGCAGGGCACGCATCGCTATCGTCCCGCTTATGCACAAATGCTGGGTTTGCCGAATGAGGCTGTGCGGCTGGTCTACGTCGACGGCGCTGGTTGCTACGGCATGAATGGTCATGACGACGCTGCAGCCGATGCCGCGCTGATGTCTAAAGCGCTGGGCAAGCCGGTGCGGGTGCAGTGGACGCGCCAGGATGAGCACGGTTTTGATCCCAAAGGTCCGCCGCAGGCGCTGACGCTGGAAGCGGCGCTCGGCCCCGACAACACGATCGCGGCCTGGCGCACCGAGATGTGGCTGCCGCGCGCAACCGCGAGTCTGCCTACAGTGCCTTTGCTGGCGCCCCAGACCGCAGGCATGCCGCAACCCAAGGGGATCTCGACCGGCCTGATCACGCAGAACGGCGATCCGCCGTACCAGGTCGCCAATGTCTCGGTCGGTGTGCACTGGCACGATAGCGCGCCTTTGCGTCCGGCCAACATCCGCGCGCCGGGCAAGATCGCCAACATCTTTGCCGTCGAGTGCATGACCGACGAACTGGCCGCCAAAGCAGGTATCGATCCGCTGGCGTTCCGCCTGCAATCGCTCAAGGATGCGCGTGGTGCGGAAGTGATCAGACGCACTGCATCGCTGTTCGGTTGGGAAGCGCGAGCGGCCGGCGCCGGCGCAGGCAGTAAAACCAATCAACGCGGACGCGGCATCGCCTATTCGCACTACAAGCACAACGAGACCTACGTCGCCATGGCGATGGAAGTTGAAGTCAATCGTGCCAGCGGCGAGATCCGTGTGCTGCGCGTGGCGTGTGCCCACGATTGCGGACTGATCATCAATCCCGATGGCTTGCGCGCACAGGTGGAAGGCAGCATCTTGCAGACGATCTCGCGCAGCTTGTTTGAAGAGATCCGCTTCGACACGCGCCGGGTGCAAAACGTCGATTGGGCGAGCTACCCCATTCTGACGTTTCCGGCGATGCCGGAGGTGCGCATCGATCTGATCGACCGGCCGACCATGCCGCCGCTCGGCGGTGGCGAGGCGGCGGCTTCTCCGGTGGCGGCAGCTTTGGCGAATGCGGTGTGGGATGCAGTAGGCGTTCGCTTGCGCACCGTGCCGTTCACGCCGGAACGGGTCAAGGCGGCGCTGGCAAGCGTCTGA
- a CDS encoding beta-propeller fold lactonase family protein codes for MGVMNFALKLGAAAVLSSAVCAGVNAATMVYVSNADSKDIYVMQLNKDGSVTPVEQVQTGGTVMPLAFSPDHTRLYASLRSQPYSVTTFAVDQQSGKLKALSTVPLADNMANLATDKTGRFLFAASYTGHKISINPISATGLVQQPATVINTGKNAHAVGSDPKNKFVFASNLGSDVILQFKFDAATGTLTPNTPPSVATKAGAGPRHFVFHPNLRYVFSTNELDGTVNTYAYDAAHGTLTLQGTVSAVPAGFKGDAPAAADIHLTPNGRFLYASERTSSTLAAYRVNAKTGALTLIGNVPTETQPRGFNIDPQGRYLLAVGQKSNGMTSYAINQKTGALTPLQHYELGKNPNWVEIVNFP; via the coding sequence ATGGGAGTCATGAATTTCGCGCTGAAGCTGGGCGCAGCAGCAGTCTTGAGCAGCGCAGTGTGTGCCGGCGTTAATGCGGCAACGATGGTGTATGTCTCCAATGCCGATAGCAAGGATATCTACGTCATGCAACTGAACAAGGACGGCAGCGTCACGCCGGTCGAGCAAGTGCAGACCGGCGGTACGGTGATGCCGCTGGCGTTCAGTCCTGATCACACGCGTCTGTATGCCTCGCTTCGCTCGCAACCGTATTCGGTGACGACCTTTGCAGTGGATCAGCAAAGCGGCAAACTCAAGGCGCTGTCCACCGTGCCGCTTGCCGACAACATGGCCAATCTGGCGACCGACAAGACCGGCCGCTTCCTGTTTGCGGCGTCCTATACCGGGCACAAAATTTCGATCAATCCGATCAGCGCCACCGGTCTGGTGCAGCAGCCTGCCACCGTGATCAACACCGGCAAAAATGCCCACGCAGTCGGCAGCGATCCGAAGAACAAGTTCGTCTTTGCTTCCAATCTCGGCAGCGACGTCATCCTGCAATTCAAGTTTGATGCCGCCACCGGCACACTGACACCGAATACGCCTCCGTCGGTCGCCACCAAGGCAGGCGCCGGCCCGCGCCATTTCGTGTTCCATCCGAATCTGCGCTATGTGTTTTCGACCAATGAACTCGATGGCACGGTCAACACCTACGCCTACGATGCAGCGCACGGTACGCTGACCTTGCAAGGCACGGTCTCGGCAGTGCCGGCCGGATTCAAAGGCGATGCGCCGGCGGCAGCCGATATCCATCTGACACCGAATGGCCGCTTCCTGTATGCGTCCGAGCGCACATCAAGCACGCTGGCCGCCTATCGCGTCAATGCCAAGACCGGCGCGCTGACGCTCATCGGCAATGTGCCGACAGAGACGCAGCCTCGTGGGTTCAACATTGATCCGCAAGGCAGATATCTGCTGGCTGTCGGTCAAAAATCCAATGGCATGACCAGTTATGCCATCAACCAGAAAACCGGCGCGCTGACACCCTTGCAGCACTATGAGCTGGGCAAGAATCCGAACTGGGTGGAGATCGTCAACTTCCCCTGA
- a CDS encoding IclR family transcriptional regulator has protein sequence MSETDIKEPREGSDLLFNQSLEKGLAVLRAFSAQRRTMTLAEVAEATSITKSSAQRMIYTLEALGYVRKHSQTRRYQLTPKVMEVGYNYLAADILVDVANPFLSELANLTGETVNLTEPYDQEMVYVARFVSSKFIPIHMPIGSRIPMYCTASGRSYLSALPLDEARTQLQATELIVRTQHTRTDINDILQVLETIREKGYACNVEELFLGDMTIASPILNNQGMPVAAVHVVAPTSRWTQEEAEKRLGPLVLECGRAISNSIRTLT, from the coding sequence ATGAGCGAGACGGACATCAAAGAACCGCGTGAGGGTTCGGATCTGTTGTTCAACCAGTCTTTGGAGAAGGGGCTGGCGGTATTGCGCGCCTTCAGTGCACAGCGACGCACCATGACGCTGGCTGAAGTGGCAGAGGCGACATCGATCACCAAGAGTTCGGCCCAACGCATGATCTACACGCTCGAAGCGCTGGGGTATGTGCGCAAGCATTCGCAGACACGGCGCTATCAACTGACGCCCAAGGTCATGGAAGTGGGCTACAACTATCTCGCCGCCGATATCCTGGTCGACGTCGCCAATCCTTTCCTGTCGGAGCTGGCGAACCTTACCGGCGAGACCGTCAACCTGACCGAACCCTATGATCAGGAAATGGTTTATGTGGCGCGCTTCGTGAGCAGTAAATTCATTCCCATCCATATGCCCATCGGCAGCCGCATTCCCATGTATTGCACGGCTTCGGGGCGTTCGTACCTGAGCGCATTGCCGCTTGATGAAGCGCGTACCCAGCTGCAAGCCACCGAGCTGATCGTGCGCACGCAACACACGCGCACCGACATCAACGACATCCTGCAAGTGCTGGAGACCATTCGCGAAAAAGGCTATGCCTGCAATGTGGAAGAACTCTTCCTCGGCGACATGACCATCGCTTCACCCATTCTCAATAATCAAGGCATGCCGGTGGCGGCGGTACATGTGGTGGCGCCGACCAGCCGCTGGACGCAGGAAGAAGCAGAGAAGCGTCTGGGACCGCTCGTACTGGAATGCGGACGTGCGATCAGCAATTCGATACGCACGCTGACCTGA
- a CDS encoding (2Fe-2S)-binding protein: MPTISFTVNGTRRSVDVRDPEQPLLYALRNTIGLTGPKFGCGLGQCGACTVLLDKTPLRSCITPLSAVAGKSITTIEGLGTPDKPHPVQAAFIAEQAAQCGYCANGMVMTSAALLASNPKPSETEIKDALSANLCRCGTHVRIVRAVMRASGRTPA; the protein is encoded by the coding sequence ATGCCTACCATCTCTTTTACCGTCAACGGAACGCGTCGTTCCGTTGATGTCCGCGATCCTGAACAACCTCTGCTTTATGCGCTGCGCAATACTATCGGCCTGACCGGCCCCAAGTTTGGTTGCGGTCTGGGGCAGTGCGGCGCATGCACGGTCTTGCTCGACAAGACGCCGCTGCGCAGTTGCATTACGCCCTTGTCGGCGGTCGCCGGCAAATCCATCACCACCATCGAAGGTCTCGGTACACCCGACAAGCCGCATCCGGTGCAAGCCGCATTCATCGCTGAGCAAGCAGCCCAGTGCGGCTATTGCGCCAATGGCATGGTCATGACCAGCGCCGCCTTGCTGGCCTCCAATCCCAAACCGAGCGAAACCGAAATCAAGGACGCCTTGTCCGCCAACCTTTGCCGCTGCGGTACGCATGTGCGCATCGTGCGCGCAGTAATGCGTGCTTCCGGGAGGACGCCGGCATGA
- a CDS encoding MFS transporter: MLFVVTTVNYADRATLSIAGTSMKAELGLDPVMMGYIFSAFSWAYVLAQLPGGWLLDRFGSKKIYALSIFLWSFFTLLQGGVTWFGTAAAVVLLFLLRFMVGLAEAPSFPANGRIVASWFPTAERGTASAIFNSAQYFAAVLFTPLMGWITHVYGWHHVFTVMGAFGILLTFIWIKIIHSPKDHPMINKAELEHIEQGGGLVDMDQAKPKAAAGADDGKAKWGYIKQLLSNRMLLGVYIGQYCINTITYFFLTWFPVYLVQERGMSILKAGFVASIPAVCGFIGGVVGGLISDRLIKRGNSVTMSRKIPIVGGMLLSTTMILCNYVDAQWLVVGIMAVAFFGKGVGALGWAVVADTAPKEIVGLSGGLFNTFGNIAGITTPIVIGYILKETGSFSGALVFVGANALVTVISYLVIVKEIKRVELKPL; this comes from the coding sequence ATGCTGTTCGTGGTGACTACGGTCAACTACGCGGACCGCGCCACCCTGTCGATTGCCGGCACGTCGATGAAAGCCGAGCTCGGCCTCGACCCGGTGATGATGGGCTATATCTTCTCGGCGTTCAGCTGGGCGTATGTGCTGGCGCAATTGCCGGGCGGCTGGCTGCTGGATCGTTTCGGTTCCAAGAAAATTTATGCACTGAGCATTTTCCTGTGGTCCTTCTTCACGTTGCTGCAAGGCGGCGTCACCTGGTTCGGCACGGCCGCAGCGGTGGTGCTGCTGTTCCTGTTGCGCTTCATGGTCGGCCTGGCGGAAGCGCCGTCGTTCCCGGCGAACGGCCGTATCGTGGCGTCGTGGTTCCCAACGGCGGAACGCGGTACCGCGTCGGCGATCTTCAACTCGGCGCAATATTTCGCTGCGGTGCTGTTCACCCCGCTGATGGGCTGGATCACGCATGTCTACGGCTGGCACCACGTGTTCACCGTCATGGGCGCATTCGGCATCTTGCTGACCTTCATCTGGATCAAGATCATTCATAGCCCCAAAGATCACCCGATGATCAACAAGGCCGAGCTGGAGCACATCGAGCAGGGCGGTGGTCTGGTGGATATGGATCAGGCCAAGCCGAAAGCAGCCGCCGGCGCCGACGACGGCAAGGCCAAGTGGGGTTACATCAAGCAATTGCTGAGCAATCGCATGTTGCTGGGCGTGTACATCGGCCAGTACTGCATCAACACGATTACCTATTTCTTCCTGACCTGGTTCCCGGTGTACCTGGTGCAAGAGCGTGGCATGTCGATCCTGAAGGCGGGTTTCGTCGCGTCGATTCCCGCGGTGTGCGGCTTCATCGGCGGTGTCGTCGGCGGCTTGATTTCGGATCGTCTGATCAAGCGCGGCAATAGCGTCACGATGTCCCGCAAGATTCCTATCGTCGGCGGCATGCTGCTGTCGACCACGATGATCTTGTGCAACTACGTCGATGCGCAATGGCTGGTGGTCGGTATCATGGCCGTGGCTTTCTTCGGCAAGGGCGTCGGCGCACTCGGCTGGGCTGTCGTGGCCGATACCGCACCGAAGGAAATCGTCGGTTTGTCGGGCGGTCTGTTCAATACCTTCGGCAATATCGCCGGCATCACGACGCCGATCGTGATCGGCTATATCCTGAAAGAAACTGGTTCGTTCTCGGGTGCACTGGTGTTCGTCGGCGCCAATGCGCTGGTGACCGTGATCAGCTATCTGGTCATCGTCAAGGAAATCAAGCGCGTCGAACTGAAGCCGCTTTGA